A window of the Streptomyces finlayi genome harbors these coding sequences:
- a CDS encoding MFS transporter: MKNFLTMVRGLPFAMKVLLASAAARSLSSFAVLAYMPIYLYGTVGMDGATIGYVIGGSVLVGTLSAVYGGYLADRFRKVDLVIVLDFALILLYLSLTVFHHPVTVTAILLMANVASWSMGVAGSALLSELVPSENRVKVFSLRYSLQNIGAAVGPFLGIAALAAGPGGPFILSVTVIGASLLPLIIFRQRFLPAGSGRTAPAGAAEQSTEEQSAEKQDEETPTFRQVLKVMGADRRLTYFTIGGILSIVVYGPLLTFMSQYLILVEDRDTAYKLVAYISAANAITVIGAQYALGSRLKQDNLLKWLTVGIGAFVIGLVAMSLSTNAAIIVIAVVIFSLGEVVLVPAEFTFIDSIAPDNLRGSYFGAQNLIHIGIALGPILCGFLLQHFVPAAMFYVLIAVVVASWWFYVIGCRVTATDDEPVQAVAESVKAGNEK; the protein is encoded by the coding sequence ATGAAGAATTTTCTGACGATGGTTCGTGGACTCCCGTTCGCGATGAAGGTCCTGCTGGCCTCCGCTGCCGCGCGAAGCCTGAGCTCCTTCGCGGTCCTGGCCTACATGCCCATCTATCTGTACGGCACGGTGGGAATGGACGGTGCCACCATCGGCTATGTGATCGGTGGAAGCGTACTGGTCGGCACGCTGTCGGCCGTTTACGGTGGCTATCTCGCGGACCGGTTCAGGAAAGTCGACCTGGTCATCGTGCTGGACTTCGCGCTCATACTGCTCTATCTCAGCCTGACGGTGTTCCACCATCCGGTCACCGTTACGGCCATCCTGCTGATGGCCAACGTCGCCTCCTGGTCGATGGGCGTTGCCGGCAGTGCCCTGCTCTCCGAACTGGTGCCATCCGAGAACCGCGTCAAGGTGTTTTCTCTGCGCTATTCGTTGCAGAACATAGGTGCAGCAGTAGGTCCCTTCCTTGGCATTGCCGCGCTCGCGGCCGGACCTGGTGGTCCGTTCATTCTCAGTGTCACCGTCATTGGCGCCTCCTTGCTGCCTCTGATAATTTTCCGCCAGCGGTTCCTGCCCGCCGGCAGTGGTAGGACGGCACCGGCCGGGGCAGCAGAGCAGAGCACAGAAGAGCAGAGCGCAGAGAAGCAGGACGAAGAGACCCCCACGTTCCGTCAAGTGCTGAAGGTGATGGGGGCGGACCGGCGGCTGACTTACTTCACCATCGGTGGAATTCTCAGCATCGTGGTGTACGGGCCGCTCCTGACCTTCATGTCGCAGTACCTCATCCTGGTGGAGGACCGCGACACCGCCTACAAGCTGGTCGCCTACATTTCCGCCGCCAACGCCATTACGGTCATCGGCGCCCAGTACGCCCTCGGCAGCCGCCTGAAGCAGGACAATCTCCTGAAGTGGCTGACCGTCGGGATCGGCGCCTTCGTTATCGGGTTGGTCGCGATGTCGCTGTCCACGAATGCGGCCATCATCGTTATCGCCGTGGTGATATTCAGCCTTGGCGAGGTCGTTTTGGTGCCCGCGGAGTTCACATTCATCGACTCCATCGCTCCCGACAACCTGCGCGGCAGCTATTTCGGCGCACAGAATCTCATCCATATCGGCATAGCTCTGGGGCCGATACTCTGCGGTTTTCTGCTCCAGCATTTCGTGCCAGCCGCAATGTTCTACGTCCTGATCGCCGTCGTGGTGGCCAGCTGGTGGTTCTACGTTATCGGCTGCCGGGTCACGGCAACCGATGACGAACCGGTGCAGGCAGTCGCGGAATCAGTGAAGGCAGGGAATGAAAAATGA
- a CDS encoding thioesterase domain-containing protein, translating into MNAAQTAVIPSAGPVAPSLVRQILLDIWSTTLKHDVTVHDNFFQVGGDSLTALVTIEQINQRLGWRLNMGDLMRFQTIAELSTEKAQPQAANTESALIRMSNRGSRTPIVFVHAGHGMVDGYGRLVRELGADRACYGLQSPLLVEGTESVPDDIQGLAGLYADALQDEFGEDEFHLFGSCAGGALCVELNRIAADRGLVIGRTIVVDGYIERGPVSAMSEDELIVDFYEGVLRMSGSTEHFPAVSPQDVDLEQALRNSAAAIFGTGLGFDERAEAFCRRLYLSFVSTARAWESYRPEPADVDLLLLLAQDNYTLDEWSSAVKGELTAEVLDSEFYGQRLCIEEASYLVARTVTYLGES; encoded by the coding sequence ATGAACGCAGCTCAGACGGCTGTCATCCCGTCGGCCGGACCGGTGGCGCCGAGCCTGGTGCGACAGATCCTCCTGGACATCTGGAGCACCACGCTCAAGCACGACGTGACCGTGCACGACAACTTCTTCCAAGTCGGCGGCGACTCGCTGACGGCCCTCGTCACCATCGAGCAGATCAACCAGCGGCTCGGCTGGCGGCTCAACATGGGCGACCTGATGCGGTTCCAGACCATCGCCGAGCTGAGCACGGAGAAGGCGCAGCCGCAGGCCGCCAACACCGAGAGCGCGCTGATCCGGATGAGCAACCGGGGTTCGCGCACTCCGATCGTCTTCGTCCACGCCGGGCACGGCATGGTCGATGGCTACGGCCGGCTCGTCCGGGAGCTGGGCGCGGACCGGGCCTGCTACGGGCTTCAATCCCCCTTGCTGGTCGAGGGCACCGAGAGCGTGCCGGACGACATCCAGGGGCTTGCCGGGCTCTACGCGGACGCGCTGCAGGACGAGTTCGGTGAGGACGAGTTCCATCTCTTCGGCTCCTGTGCGGGCGGCGCGCTCTGCGTGGAACTCAACCGCATCGCCGCCGATCGCGGGCTTGTCATCGGCCGGACGATCGTGGTCGACGGCTACATCGAACGCGGCCCCGTCAGTGCGATGTCCGAGGACGAGCTGATCGTGGACTTCTACGAGGGCGTCCTGCGCATGTCGGGCAGCACGGAACATTTTCCGGCGGTGAGCCCGCAGGACGTCGACCTGGAGCAGGCGTTGCGCAACTCGGCCGCCGCCATTTTCGGCACGGGCCTGGGCTTCGACGAGCGGGCCGAGGCCTTCTGCCGCCGCCTCTACCTCTCCTTCGTCAGCACCGCGCGGGCGTGGGAGTCGTACCGCCCCGAGCCCGCCGACGTCGATCTGCTCCTGCTTCTCGCGCAGGACAACTACACGCTCGACGAATGGAGTTCGGCCGTCAAGGGCGAGCTGACCGCGGAAGTGCTGGACAGCGAGTTCTACGGCCAGCGGCTCTGCATCGAAGAGGCCTCGTATCTCGTGGCCCGCACCGTCACCTACCTGGGCGAGAGCTGA
- a CDS encoding non-ribosomal peptide synthetase, with translation MTEQLERFVDLVRGGEPATGLLGRFAEQVARAPQAPALIAGDTVVTYGELDDRATGVARRLTDRGVTAEDVVGILLPTSPDLVAALLGTLKAGAMYLPLDPHYPPDRLAYMVADATPRALITTREAEDGFDGLAEVDTGAVLYLDEHEGRHEDRRDSAPAGAVGPDFDPDRGAYTIYTSGSTGRPKGVVVTHRSLANFLDCLTDRFQVHSGDVVLSTTSVSFDIAGLELYLPLVNGAAVHLVPRGTTVDGVALRRYLATAAPTLVQGTPALWQLLREAGWGPDELPSTARLLCGGEALPQDLADFLAAGPAAVWNLYGPTETTIWSLLAPVVAGEPVAIGLPLWNTGVHVLDDGLAPVAQGGTGELYLSGDGLARGYRGRGALTAERFVACPFGAPGSRMYRTGDLVRQRVDGALDFVGRVDEQVKIRGYRVELGEIEAALRRLPQVAQARVIMREDVSGVAQLTGYVVPTGGDSPTADELRQALGAWLPAHMVPSGIGILDRFPLTPAGKVDRKALPSAVRSGAGAGRAPATPQERVLADLFGEVLGLSDVGADDNFFDRGGNSLAANRLVARVRGELGVEIAIRAVFDEPTPASLALLLADADQARPALRPMDRGASLPLSYAQQRLYFLHRMEGPSSTYNMPVAVRLTGELDMAALRAAVVHLLQRHESLRTRFMDGPFGAEQVVVAGSDAAVAAAADISVHEVTDQELLAAVDTAVGHLFDLTTDIPVRVDLFRTGEHEHVLLLCIHHIASDGWSLVPLVRDLCDAYTAHRAATAPTTPSLEVQYADYTLWQRELLGSADDADSLMARQLAHWRKQLKGAPELLELPVDRPRPVTATYQGDVVAFEVPASLADRLTKLAKREGVSLFMVLQAATATLLTKLGAGTDIPLGSVLAGRADRAVDDNVGFFVNTLVLRTDTSGDPAFTDLLARVRTANLAAYENQDLPFEYLVEVLNPARGNSHHPLFQVMLVLQNNAAPQWRLGELAAAHEVVPTRTSKFDLTFELTERFTAGGRPDGLSGQIEYATDLFDRSTAETLIERLLRVLRSVADDPGRPLASIDVLGATERRTIVREWNDTGLELSGATYPQLLADQVARTPDAVALIHEDTELTFAELDRRSNRIAHWLISRGVGRDDVVGLAMRRSPELLCALLGILKAGGVYLPLDPDYPPDRLAFMIADSAPVMLLTTSDVVAKLTDETRQLPRLEFDDPDTAHTLARYRADAPTDADRRAPLLLDDLAYVIYTSGSTGRPKGVAVTHRGIPNLAHSYLERFRLEQGSRFLQFSSINFDPTFCELCCTLLAGATVVLTSPDELLSADRQREVTARYRPTHITFSPTILSGMTQEALADCGHVMVAGEACLPALAAAWAPGRRMINAYGPTEATVDTLYWECGSGPDGFEDASVPVGRPLSNTRVYILDAALCPVPPGVTGELYISGDGLARGYLGRPALTAERFVACPFGAPGSRMYRTGDLARWRANGAAGVVDFVGRADDQVKIRGMRIELGEIDAVLKDHQEVAQAAVVVREDTPGHQQLVGYVVPRAHGGAHDIEHVDKWHQIHEQGYSEQRDLGAEQDFTGWNSSYDNEPLPLEHMTEWQEATVRRILDLRPARVLEVGVGSGLILRPVAPHCTAYTGVDFSNALIKTLGMSIEGSNLHDRVELHTMAAHEVGALAPACFDTVVINSVAQYFPGVDYLIDVVRRTMEMLAPGGRIVLGDIRNLRLLRAFVTAIVLHDGAHADASSVTVRDIIAHQQELESELLIDPAFFARIGDLVPDVVGVDVQLKRGLFRNELTDFRYDVVLHKRGADLVSLADVPAREWSSAEDVGAHLATARPQALRVTGVPNGRVTAQVATAQRVASGAGAPVRSLPETADVRSGVDPETLCEIGTGLGYTVHPTWTDTEEGDRFDVVFLAAGRATGQGLTDVFLASDEDERPLWRLANDPQAADRGRNLATELRRHAARRLPDHMVPAAVVVLDALPLTPNGKLDTRQLPAPEFESRAGRPPATPQEATMAALFADVLGLAAVGADDRFFDLGGDSIRSIQLVSRARAEGFRITPRDVFHEQTVEALVARAAQHAEAHPADDGAAVDVDAWEKILRTPDPAYPVSDASPAVGRGRITRRVVGKDAERLLTGLPSLYRCGPEHIAVAALAPVLIEWRRTRLPGAGAWLRLDLATAGSPTAHPVRLNPGAPDLDKALAEPQELARVLKRVKEQVRAVPEAGRNYSALLTDPAAAQRLSSYGASHVRFRVMPAGTARANSNVLFGNDGTEPALSIDVRPADDGMALDTIWSWDATRFTEAAVGALADRWVTFLVALADLVKHPELGGLTPSDIALVDVKQSTINQLETDYPGLCDILPLTPLQQGFLLYTAADHHGPDPYQRQSLFDLDGPLDTERLRQAVHALLMRHPNLRAGFTHRGVQAPVQVVQEQVEVPWITHDLSPLAPAEQECREAEILAAERGRQFDLSTPVLMRFTLLRLGTERHRLLVEDHHILLDGWSNSLVWQELFALYRGERLPAAPPFRDYLAWLASCDRDAAVSAWRSYLTDVDGPTRVHAARPAPDVSLRTMGVTLTPELTGSLQHRCAQAGITLNTALQTAWGIALGRLTGRDDVLFGNTVSERPAELDGVEAMVGLLLNTVPLRVRIQSGESIGTTMARVQESQLDILPHRSLELSEIQRLFGAGELFDACYVFQSYPADSLKESETDGLQVRELVDGAEGLPHYPLGITVTPGRQIQFTVGYHPHVFDDDQINDIKASIIGTLETIAAGEHG, from the coding sequence ATGACCGAACAACTCGAACGCTTCGTCGACCTCGTCCGGGGGGGAGAACCGGCGACCGGTCTCCTCGGCCGGTTCGCGGAACAGGTCGCCCGTGCCCCCCAGGCGCCGGCACTGATCGCCGGCGACACCGTCGTGACGTACGGCGAACTCGACGACCGGGCCACTGGGGTGGCGCGGCGGCTGACCGACCGGGGTGTCACGGCGGAGGACGTCGTCGGGATCCTCCTGCCCACCTCTCCCGATCTGGTCGCCGCGCTCCTCGGCACCCTCAAGGCCGGGGCGATGTACCTGCCGCTGGACCCCCACTATCCGCCGGACCGGCTCGCCTACATGGTGGCCGACGCCACACCCCGGGCGCTGATCACCACCCGGGAGGCGGAGGACGGGTTCGACGGCCTGGCCGAAGTCGACACGGGCGCGGTGTTGTACCTGGACGAGCACGAGGGCCGGCACGAGGATCGGCGGGACTCAGCTCCGGCCGGCGCAGTCGGTCCGGACTTCGATCCGGACCGCGGCGCCTACACCATCTACACCTCGGGCTCGACGGGCCGCCCCAAAGGGGTCGTCGTCACGCACCGTTCGCTGGCGAACTTCCTGGACTGCCTGACCGACCGGTTCCAGGTGCACTCGGGTGACGTCGTCCTCTCCACCACCTCGGTCTCCTTCGACATCGCCGGGCTCGAGCTGTACCTGCCGCTGGTGAACGGCGCCGCGGTGCATCTGGTGCCGCGGGGCACCACCGTGGATGGCGTGGCGCTGCGCCGCTACCTGGCCACGGCCGCGCCCACATTGGTGCAGGGAACCCCGGCACTGTGGCAGCTGCTGCGGGAGGCCGGCTGGGGCCCGGACGAACTGCCCAGCACAGCACGACTATTGTGCGGCGGCGAGGCGCTGCCGCAGGATCTCGCCGACTTCCTCGCCGCCGGCCCGGCCGCGGTGTGGAACCTCTACGGCCCGACCGAGACCACCATCTGGTCGCTCCTGGCGCCGGTGGTCGCCGGGGAGCCCGTCGCCATCGGACTCCCGCTGTGGAACACCGGAGTCCACGTACTGGACGATGGCCTGGCACCGGTGGCGCAGGGCGGGACGGGCGAGCTCTACCTCTCCGGGGACGGCCTGGCCCGCGGTTACCGCGGGCGCGGCGCGCTCACCGCCGAGCGTTTCGTGGCCTGCCCGTTCGGCGCCCCCGGAAGCCGTATGTACCGCACCGGAGACCTGGTGCGGCAACGCGTGGACGGCGCGCTGGACTTCGTCGGCCGGGTCGACGAGCAAGTGAAGATCCGCGGCTACCGCGTCGAGCTCGGCGAGATCGAAGCAGCACTGCGCCGGCTTCCCCAAGTGGCCCAGGCGCGTGTCATCATGCGCGAGGACGTCTCGGGCGTGGCCCAGCTGACCGGGTACGTCGTACCGACAGGCGGCGACAGCCCCACGGCCGACGAGCTGCGGCAGGCCCTCGGCGCCTGGCTCCCGGCGCACATGGTGCCGTCCGGCATCGGAATACTCGACCGCTTCCCCCTGACTCCGGCGGGCAAGGTCGACCGCAAGGCGCTTCCGTCGGCGGTCCGCTCCGGCGCCGGAGCGGGCCGGGCTCCGGCCACCCCGCAGGAGCGGGTGCTGGCCGACCTCTTCGGTGAGGTACTGGGGCTCAGTGACGTCGGTGCCGACGACAACTTCTTCGACCGCGGCGGCAACTCGCTCGCCGCCAACCGCCTCGTCGCCCGCGTTCGCGGCGAACTCGGCGTCGAGATAGCCATCCGGGCCGTCTTCGACGAGCCCACCCCGGCCTCCCTCGCACTCCTGCTCGCCGACGCCGATCAGGCCCGCCCCGCGCTGCGCCCGATGGACCGCGGCGCCTCGCTGCCGCTGTCGTACGCCCAGCAACGTCTCTACTTCCTCCACCGGATGGAGGGTCCCAGCTCCACCTACAACATGCCCGTCGCGGTACGGCTGACCGGGGAGCTCGACATGGCAGCGTTGCGCGCGGCCGTCGTCCACCTCCTGCAGCGGCACGAAAGCCTGCGCACCCGATTCATGGACGGGCCCTTCGGAGCCGAGCAGGTGGTGGTGGCCGGCTCGGACGCCGCCGTGGCCGCCGCCGCCGACATCTCCGTGCACGAGGTGACGGACCAGGAACTGCTCGCCGCCGTCGATACCGCGGTGGGACACCTCTTCGACCTCACCACCGACATTCCGGTACGCGTCGACCTGTTCCGCACCGGCGAACACGAGCACGTGCTGCTGCTGTGCATCCACCACATCGCCAGCGACGGCTGGTCGCTGGTCCCGCTGGTGCGCGACCTGTGTGACGCGTACACCGCCCACCGTGCGGCCACGGCTCCCACGACGCCCTCGCTGGAGGTCCAGTACGCCGACTACACGCTGTGGCAGCGCGAGCTCCTCGGTTCGGCCGACGACGCGGACAGCCTCATGGCGCGGCAGCTCGCCCACTGGCGCAAACAGCTCAAGGGTGCCCCGGAGCTGTTGGAGCTGCCCGTCGACCGTCCGCGCCCCGTCACGGCGACCTACCAGGGCGATGTGGTGGCCTTCGAGGTGCCTGCCTCGCTCGCGGACAGGCTCACGAAGCTGGCCAAGCGAGAGGGCGTCAGCCTGTTCATGGTGCTCCAGGCGGCCACGGCGACGTTGCTGACCAAGCTGGGCGCCGGCACCGACATACCCCTGGGCAGCGTCCTTGCCGGGCGCGCCGACCGTGCCGTCGACGACAACGTCGGCTTCTTCGTCAACACCCTGGTGCTGCGCACCGATACTTCGGGCGATCCGGCCTTCACCGACCTGCTGGCCCGGGTCAGGACCGCCAACCTGGCCGCGTACGAGAACCAGGACCTGCCGTTCGAGTACCTCGTCGAGGTGCTGAACCCGGCCCGTGGCAACAGCCACCACCCGCTGTTCCAGGTCATGCTGGTGCTGCAGAACAACGCCGCCCCGCAGTGGCGCCTCGGCGAGCTGGCGGCGGCACACGAGGTGGTGCCGACCCGTACCTCGAAGTTCGACCTGACCTTTGAGCTGACCGAGCGGTTCACCGCGGGCGGCCGGCCGGACGGGCTCAGCGGTCAGATCGAGTACGCGACCGATCTGTTCGACCGGTCCACGGCCGAGACCCTGATCGAACGGCTGCTCCGGGTGCTGCGGTCGGTGGCCGACGACCCCGGGCGTCCGCTGGCGTCCATCGACGTCCTCGGCGCGACGGAGCGGCGCACGATCGTGCGGGAGTGGAACGACACCGGCCTGGAACTGTCCGGTGCGACCTACCCGCAGCTACTGGCCGATCAGGTGGCCCGTACCCCTGACGCCGTCGCGCTCATCCACGAGGACACGGAGCTGACCTTCGCCGAACTGGACCGTCGGTCGAACCGGATCGCTCACTGGCTGATCTCCCGCGGCGTCGGCCGTGACGACGTGGTCGGACTCGCGATGCGGCGCAGTCCCGAGCTGCTGTGCGCGCTGCTCGGAATCCTCAAGGCCGGCGGTGTGTATCTGCCGCTCGACCCGGACTATCCACCGGACCGCCTTGCTTTCATGATCGCGGACAGTGCTCCCGTCATGCTACTGACCACGAGCGACGTCGTCGCGAAGCTGACCGACGAGACGCGGCAGCTGCCACGCCTGGAGTTCGACGACCCGGACACGGCACACACGTTGGCGCGGTACCGCGCCGACGCGCCGACGGATGCGGACCGCCGCGCGCCGCTGCTCCTGGACGACCTGGCGTACGTCATCTACACCTCCGGCTCCACCGGGCGCCCCAAGGGCGTCGCCGTCACGCACCGGGGCATCCCCAACCTCGCCCACAGCTACCTCGAGCGGTTCCGGCTCGAGCAGGGCTCGCGGTTCCTGCAGTTCTCCTCGATCAACTTCGACCCGACGTTCTGCGAGCTGTGCTGCACCCTGCTCGCCGGCGCGACCGTCGTGCTCACCTCGCCCGACGAGCTGCTCTCCGCCGACCGGCAGCGTGAAGTGACGGCCCGGTACCGGCCGACGCACATCACCTTCTCACCCACCATTCTCAGCGGGATGACCCAGGAGGCGCTCGCCGACTGCGGCCATGTGATGGTCGCCGGTGAGGCCTGCCTGCCCGCACTGGCCGCCGCCTGGGCGCCGGGCCGCCGGATGATCAACGCGTACGGGCCGACCGAGGCCACCGTCGACACCCTGTACTGGGAGTGCGGCAGCGGCCCGGACGGCTTCGAGGACGCGTCGGTGCCGGTGGGCCGTCCGCTGAGCAACACCAGGGTGTACATCCTCGACGCCGCGCTGTGCCCGGTGCCGCCCGGCGTCACCGGCGAGCTGTACATCAGCGGTGACGGGCTGGCTCGCGGCTATCTCGGCAGGCCGGCCCTGACCGCCGAGCGGTTCGTGGCCTGCCCGTTCGGCGCCCCCGGCAGCCGTATGTACCGCACCGGAGACCTGGCGCGCTGGCGCGCGAACGGTGCGGCCGGTGTGGTGGACTTCGTCGGCCGCGCCGACGACCAGGTCAAGATCCGCGGGATGCGCATCGAGCTCGGCGAGATCGACGCGGTGTTGAAGGACCACCAGGAGGTGGCGCAGGCCGCCGTCGTCGTCCGCGAGGACACTCCCGGCCATCAGCAGCTCGTCGGCTATGTGGTTCCCCGGGCGCACGGCGGGGCCCACGACATCGAGCACGTCGACAAGTGGCACCAGATCCACGAGCAGGGATACAGCGAGCAGCGTGACCTCGGCGCCGAGCAGGATTTCACCGGCTGGAACTCCAGCTATGACAACGAGCCGCTGCCACTGGAGCACATGACCGAGTGGCAGGAGGCCACAGTCCGTCGCATTCTCGACCTGCGGCCGGCCAGGGTGCTGGAGGTCGGGGTCGGTTCCGGTCTGATTCTGCGGCCGGTCGCACCGCACTGCACCGCGTACACCGGTGTGGACTTCTCCAACGCTCTGATCAAGACCCTCGGCATGTCGATCGAGGGCAGCAACCTGCACGACCGGGTCGAGCTGCACACCATGGCCGCCCACGAGGTCGGTGCGCTGGCGCCCGCCTGCTTCGACACCGTGGTGATCAACTCGGTGGCGCAGTACTTCCCCGGCGTCGACTACCTGATCGACGTCGTGCGCCGGACCATGGAGATGCTCGCCCCCGGCGGGCGGATCGTGCTGGGCGACATCCGCAATCTGCGGCTGCTGAGGGCCTTCGTCACCGCCATCGTCCTGCACGACGGCGCGCACGCCGACGCGTCATCGGTCACGGTGCGGGACATCATCGCCCACCAGCAGGAGCTGGAGAGCGAGCTGCTGATCGATCCGGCCTTCTTCGCCCGGATCGGCGATCTGGTTCCGGACGTCGTCGGTGTGGACGTACAGCTCAAGCGAGGTTTGTTCCGGAACGAGTTGACGGACTTCCGCTACGACGTGGTCCTGCACAAGCGGGGAGCGGACCTGGTGTCCCTGGCCGACGTGCCCGCCCGCGAGTGGAGCAGCGCCGAGGACGTCGGCGCCCACCTGGCTACGGCCCGGCCGCAGGCGCTGCGTGTCACCGGTGTTCCCAACGGCCGGGTGACGGCACAGGTGGCGACCGCGCAGCGGGTGGCTTCCGGGGCCGGCGCTCCCGTACGCAGCCTGCCCGAGACCGCCGACGTACGGTCCGGGGTCGACCCCGAGACCTTGTGCGAGATCGGCACCGGGCTCGGCTACACCGTGCACCCGACGTGGACCGACACCGAGGAGGGCGACCGGTTCGACGTGGTGTTCCTCGCTGCCGGGCGGGCCACGGGGCAGGGGCTGACCGATGTGTTCCTGGCCTCGGACGAGGACGAGCGTCCGCTGTGGCGGCTCGCCAACGACCCTCAGGCCGCCGATCGCGGCCGCAACCTCGCCACCGAACTGCGCCGCCACGCGGCACGCCGGCTGCCGGACCACATGGTGCCCGCCGCCGTCGTCGTACTCGACGCGTTGCCGCTGACGCCGAACGGCAAGCTGGACACCCGGCAGTTGCCCGCACCCGAGTTCGAGTCCCGGGCGGGACGGCCGCCGGCCACGCCGCAGGAAGCAACGATGGCGGCACTCTTCGCCGACGTGCTCGGCCTGGCGGCGGTCGGCGCCGACGACCGCTTCTTCGACCTCGGCGGCGACAGCATCCGGTCCATCCAACTCGTCAGCAGGGCACGCGCGGAGGGCTTTCGGATCACCCCGCGCGATGTGTTCCACGAGCAGACGGTCGAGGCTCTGGTGGCCCGGGCAGCTCAGCACGCCGAGGCGCACCCGGCGGACGACGGCGCGGCCGTGGACGTCGATGCCTGGGAGAAGATCCTGCGGACTCCCGATCCGGCCTACCCGGTGTCCGACGCCTCACCCGCCGTGGGCCGGGGGCGCATCACCCGGCGCGTTGTCGGCAAGGACGCCGAGCGGCTGCTGACCGGCCTGCCGAGCCTGTACCGCTGCGGCCCCGAGCACATCGCGGTGGCCGCGCTGGCTCCGGTGCTCATCGAGTGGCGCCGTACGCGGCTGCCTGGGGCCGGAGCCTGGCTGCGACTCGACCTGGCAACGGCGGGCTCGCCGACCGCGCACCCGGTGCGTCTCAATCCGGGCGCCCCGGACCTGGACAAGGCTCTGGCCGAACCGCAGGAGCTGGCGCGTGTGCTCAAGCGGGTCAAGGAGCAGGTACGCGCCGTACCGGAGGCCGGCCGGAACTACTCCGCGCTGCTCACCGACCCCGCTGCCGCGCAGCGGCTGTCCTCGTACGGGGCTTCACACGTGCGCTTCCGAGTGATGCCCGCCGGTACGGCCCGTGCCAACAGCAACGTGCTTTTCGGGAACGACGGTACGGAACCCGCTCTCAGCATCGATGTCCGGCCGGCCGATGACGGCATGGCTCTGGACACCATCTGGTCCTGGGACGCCACACGGTTCACCGAAGCCGCCGTGGGGGCGCTCGCTGACCGGTGGGTGACCTTCCTGGTCGCGCTGGCAGACCTCGTGAAGCATCCGGAGCTCGGTGGGCTGACTCCTTCGGACATCGCTTTGGTCGATGTCAAGCAGTCGACCATCAACCAGTTGGAGACCGACTATCCCGGCCTCTGCGACATCCTGCCGCTCACCCCACTCCAGCAGGGCTTCCTGCTGTATACCGCCGCCGACCACCACGGCCCTGACCCTTATCAGAGACAGAGCCTGTTCGACCTGGACGGACCGCTGGACACCGAGCGACTGCGACAGGCAGTGCACGCACTCCTGATGAGACACCCCAACCTGCGCGCCGGCTTCACCCACAGAGGCGTTCAGGCCCCGGTGCAGGTGGTGCAGGAACAGGTGGAGGTGCCGTGGATCACGCACGATCTGTCCCCGCTCGCACCAGCGGAGCAGGAGTGCCGGGAGGCGGAGATCCTCGCTGCGGAGCGGGGCCGACAGTTCGACCTGTCGACGCCCGTGCTGATGCGCTTCACCCTGCTGCGCCTTGGCACGGAACGGCATCGGCTGCTCGTCGAAGACCACCACATCCTGCTCGACGGCTGGTCGAACTCGCTGGTGTGGCAGGAACTGTTCGCCCTGTACCGCGGCGAGCGGCTGCCGGCGGCGCCGCCCTTCCGTGACTACCTGGCGTGGCTCGCTTCGTGCGACCGTGATGCCGCGGTGTCGGCGTGGCGAAGCTATCTGACGGACGTCGATGGCCCGACCAGGGTCCATGCCGCCAGGCCGGCGCCGGACGTCTCGCTGCGCACCATGGGTGTCACGCTGACACCGGAGCTGACCGGTTCACTGCAGCACCGGTGCGCACAGGCCGGGATCACTCTCAACACGGCCCTCCAAACGGCGTGGGGCATCGCGCTCGGCCGTCTCACTGGGCGCGATGACGTGCTGTTCGGCAACACCGTCTCCGAACGGCCGGCTGAACTCGACGGCGTCGAGGCCATGGTCGGGCTGCTGCTCAACACCGTGCCGCTGCGCGTGCGCATCCAGTCAGGCGAATCCATCGGCACAACCATGGCTCGAGTCCAGGAATCGCAGCTGGACATACTCCCGCACCGCTCCCTCGAACTAAGCGAAATTCAGCGACTGTTCGGGGCAGGTGAACTGTTCGACGCCTGCTACGTGTTCCAGAGCTACCCCGCAGATTCCCTCAAGGAGAGCGAGACCGACGGACTGCAGGTGCGTGAACTGGTAGACGGTGCGGAGGGGCTTCCGCATTACCCGCTCGGCATCACGGTAACTCCGGGCCGACAAATCCAATTCACCGTCGGATACCACCCTCATGTGTTCGACGACGACCAAATCAACGACATCAAGGCATCCATCATCGGTACGCTCGAAACGATCGCGGCAGGGGAACACGGATGA
- a CDS encoding MbtH family protein: MDSTATNPFEDATGVYLVLRNTAGQYSLWPGFVDVPVGWHTDFGPGPRTACAEHIEKNWTDLGPVRPGAAAGELVS; encoded by the coding sequence ATGGACAGCACAGCCACCAACCCGTTCGAGGACGCCACCGGCGTGTACCTCGTGCTGCGCAACACCGCCGGTCAGTACTCCCTGTGGCCGGGGTTCGTCGATGTGCCCGTCGGATGGCACACCGACTTCGGCCCCGGACCGCGGACGGCCTGCGCCGAGCACATCGAGAAGAACTGGACAGATCTGGGCCCCGTGCGTCCGGGTGCCGCGGCGGGAGAACTGGTCTCATGA